A single region of the Anaerostipes rhamnosivorans genome encodes:
- a CDS encoding amino acid ABC transporter substrate-binding protein — protein sequence MRVKKLLVLCVSAVLAGSMLLAGCSKKEESKTDDSLQYVKDNKELILGLDASFPPMGFTDKDQNIVGFDIDAAKEVTKRMGVKLKLQPINWDSKDQELEGKTIDCIWNGLTYSEDRAKEMLCSKSYMDNHQVLLVPVKSKIKSLKDVKKQQVGVQKGSTAADAVDKTDELKNAKIVYFGNNVEILNDLGNGCDAAVMDEVVAKYYAKKDPGKFKILNDNLSTEKYVIGFRSGDKKLCAEVEKQLKEMKKDGTLAKISKKWFGDDLTTIK from the coding sequence ATGAGAGTGAAAAAATTATTAGTGCTTTGCGTAAGCGCCGTGCTGGCAGGTTCTATGCTTTTGGCAGGATGTTCTAAGAAAGAGGAGAGCAAGACAGACGACTCCCTTCAGTATGTAAAAGACAACAAGGAATTGATCCTTGGATTGGATGCGTCCTTCCCGCCGATGGGATTTACGGATAAGGACCAGAACATTGTAGGCTTCGACATCGACGCCGCAAAAGAAGTCACAAAGAGAATGGGTGTGAAGCTGAAATTACAGCCGATTAACTGGGATTCCAAGGACCAGGAGTTAGAGGGCAAGACCATTGACTGTATCTGGAACGGACTTACTTACAGTGAGGACAGGGCAAAAGAGATGTTGTGTTCCAAGTCTTATATGGACAATCATCAGGTACTGCTTGTTCCGGTAAAGAGCAAGATTAAGAGCCTAAAAGATGTGAAGAAACAGCAGGTGGGTGTCCAGAAGGGATCTACCGCGGCAGACGCAGTTGACAAGACGGATGAATTAAAGAATGCAAAGATTGTATACTTCGGCAATAACGTTGAGATCTTAAATGACCTTGGAAACGGCTGTGACGCGGCTGTTATGGATGAGGTAGTTGCAAAATATTACGCGAAAAAAGATCCAGGAAAGTTCAAGATCTTAAACGATAACTTAAGTACCGAGAAATATGTCATTGGTTTCCGCTCTGGCGATAAGAAATTATGCGCAGAAGTAGAGAAACAGCTGAAAGAAATGAAAAAAGACGGAACCTTGGCTAAGATCAGTAAAAAATGGTTCGGAGATGATTTGACAACAATCAAATAA
- a CDS encoding N-acetylglucosaminidase → MNTMKIKGLKILAVSTVLSLSMTASVFAGSLALRYSGKNRTYTGKQLSFYYKGKKIDLGKAPGIQINKVNMLPYYNAIVKNGPKVKRSYNSKTGKLVLTNGSKTITFYKNKKYAYTNGVKRTFTTAPLTVKYRSINKNYILVPAKFTAKYLGISYTYSSSAKRIDYAKPAASNNSSSTVKSNTTTKYNTTLTNYIKKQQAEWKTYGGKTIDYKKYIPVTTDNTNSFQFLRLDTYHPVNASKFSSTLQTMLSKKSGSVLSGKASVITSSASTYKIDPLYFLCQTIHESGYGTSTLAKGKAVTQVITGDSLYPKLKKGEDSTKVTAFKPVTKAEKKAGEKNGKKYYKINDNAYYEVKDIPSKKVYNLYGIKAYDNAPQLGGFSYAYYQGWTSVDKAIQGAAKYVSNNYIHHASYKQNTLYKIRYSPYLADLGHQYASDPAYAQSIGKLMNTYKDVYSSTNGFVYDTPVFN, encoded by the coding sequence ATGAATACCATGAAAATAAAAGGACTAAAAATACTCGCCGTCTCTACGGTTCTGAGTCTCTCCATGACAGCTTCTGTCTTTGCGGGAAGCCTGGCTCTCCGCTATTCCGGCAAAAATCGTACATACACAGGAAAACAACTATCCTTTTACTATAAAGGGAAAAAAATAGACCTCGGAAAAGCTCCCGGCATCCAGATCAACAAGGTCAATATGCTGCCATATTATAATGCAATCGTAAAAAATGGACCGAAAGTCAAGAGAAGCTACAACAGCAAGACCGGAAAACTTGTGCTCACCAACGGAAGCAAGACCATTACATTCTACAAGAATAAAAAGTATGCTTACACCAACGGTGTAAAACGGACCTTTACCACTGCACCGTTGACAGTCAAATACCGCAGTATTAACAAAAACTATATTTTAGTTCCTGCCAAGTTTACGGCCAAGTACCTGGGGATCAGTTATACATATTCAAGCTCTGCAAAGCGGATCGATTATGCAAAACCGGCAGCTTCCAATAACTCTTCATCTACGGTCAAGTCCAACACAACAACAAAATATAATACGACTCTTACGAATTATATAAAAAAACAGCAGGCAGAATGGAAAACATACGGTGGAAAGACCATCGACTACAAAAAATATATTCCAGTAACTACGGATAATACAAACAGCTTCCAGTTTCTCCGGCTTGATACTTATCACCCGGTGAATGCTTCCAAGTTTTCATCAACACTCCAGACAATGCTCTCCAAAAAATCCGGCAGTGTTTTATCAGGCAAAGCCTCTGTGATTACAAGTTCTGCCAGTACATATAAGATTGACCCGCTGTATTTCCTCTGCCAGACGATCCACGAGAGCGGTTATGGTACAAGTACCCTTGCCAAAGGAAAAGCAGTGACACAGGTTATCACCGGCGATTCGCTTTATCCAAAACTAAAAAAAGGTGAGGACAGCACCAAAGTAACTGCTTTTAAGCCTGTAACGAAAGCTGAAAAAAAAGCTGGAGAAAAAAATGGGAAAAAATACTATAAAATAAATGATAATGCTTATTATGAAGTAAAAGATATCCCATCCAAAAAAGTTTACAATTTATACGGCATCAAAGCCTATGACAATGCACCACAGTTGGGAGGATTCAGTTACGCTTATTATCAAGGCTGGACAAGCGTAGACAAAGCCATTCAGGGAGCTGCAAAATATGTCAGTAATAATTATATCCATCATGCTTCCTATAAACAAAACACCCTGTATAAAATCCGCTACAGTCCTTACCTGGCGGACCTAGGCCATCAATATGCCTCTGATCCAGCCTACGCCCAATCTATTGGCAAATTAATGAACACTTATAAAGACGTTTACTCCAGTACAAACGGTTTTGTCTATGACACACCAGTATTTAATTAA
- a CDS encoding N-acetylglucosaminidase, translating to MKKRTIAAFSMLFAFTSIFSGLPQSNISAASLKIRYKGKTRYYTGKQLNFTYAKKGISTKTPGIQMNSINMIPYYDILVKHGPKVKRSYNKKTGKLVLKYKSKTLTFYKNKKTCYVNGKKKTLSVAPVSVKYYTTKKYNILLPANFTIKNLGLDYSYISSAKRIHINQPGYSYLYTSNTTTNYNKKTSDYIKAQTVKSYGGKKINYNSYVPTSTDPTHGYQYLRLNTYRTVNSSKYNSLLNSKVSSKSVLKNKGSALNSAAKSYKIDPVYFLCQTILETGYGKSTLSQGKAITKVITGDSVVRDKKGNVTGFQKVKGKYKTKKISSKKVYNLYGIKAYDSDPQLCGFSYAYYQGWTSVDKAIKGAAKYVSQEYINNSTYKQNTLYKFRYNPNTSYIWHQYATDPGYAQKIGKLMYSQFRSAYATGNTLTFDRPKFK from the coding sequence ATGAAGAAACGAACGATTGCGGCATTTTCAATGCTTTTCGCTTTCACATCCATATTTTCAGGCCTGCCTCAGTCGAACATCTCAGCGGCTTCCCTAAAGATAAGATACAAGGGCAAAACCAGATATTATACCGGAAAGCAACTGAATTTTACTTATGCAAAAAAGGGAATCTCAACAAAAACTCCGGGTATACAAATGAACAGTATTAACATGATCCCTTACTATGACATTCTTGTGAAGCACGGACCGAAGGTAAAACGCAGTTATAACAAAAAGACAGGAAAACTGGTATTAAAATATAAGAGCAAAACCCTTACCTTCTATAAAAATAAAAAGACCTGTTATGTAAACGGCAAGAAAAAAACTTTATCTGTGGCACCTGTTTCCGTCAAATATTATACGACAAAGAAATATAACATTCTGCTGCCGGCTAATTTTACGATCAAGAATCTAGGCTTAGATTACTCCTATATTTCTTCAGCAAAAAGGATCCACATCAACCAGCCTGGTTACAGCTATTTATACACATCAAATACTACGACCAATTATAATAAGAAGACTTCCGATTATATCAAAGCCCAGACTGTGAAATCTTACGGCGGAAAAAAAATTAACTATAACAGTTACGTTCCAACAAGCACCGACCCGACACATGGATATCAGTATCTCCGCCTAAATACATACCGCACAGTCAACAGTTCAAAATATAACAGCCTTCTCAACAGCAAGGTCAGTTCAAAAAGTGTGTTAAAAAATAAAGGATCCGCTTTAAACAGTGCCGCAAAATCCTATAAGATCGATCCCGTATACTTTTTATGTCAGACAATTTTAGAGACAGGCTATGGAAAAAGTACTCTCTCCCAGGGAAAAGCTATTACAAAAGTCATTACTGGAGATTCTGTAGTGCGGGATAAGAAAGGAAACGTGACAGGTTTTCAAAAGGTAAAAGGAAAATATAAAACAAAAAAAATATCTTCAAAAAAAGTTTACAACCTATACGGTATTAAAGCATATGACTCAGATCCACAGCTCTGCGGCTTTAGTTATGCTTATTATCAGGGATGGACAAGCGTTGATAAAGCGATAAAAGGCGCTGCAAAATACGTCAGCCAGGAGTATATAAATAATAGTACATACAAACAGAACACTCTGTATAAATTCCGCTATAATCCAAACACCTCCTACATCTGGCATCAGTATGCCACTGATCCAGGGTATGCTCAGAAGATCGGAAAACTGATGTACAGCCAGTTCAGAAGTGCCTATGCAACAGGAAATACACTGACCTTTGACCGTCCGAAGTTCAAATAA